The DNA segment TAGCGAAGGAACGTCCAAGTCTCGCCAACCACCAGGTTCGTGGTGAGAAGCCGCTCTCGGTCGCCCACGCACGCAGCCAGGTCGAGCGCGTCACCGTGGCGGGCGTCTTGGGGCAACGCCCAAGCCACCCACCAACTCGTGTCGACAAACTTCACAAGCCGTAGACGACTTCGTCGATCTCGCCGGGCTTGACGCTGATCCCCTTGCTGCCGAAACCCGCTCGCTCCAACCACATGTCCTTGACCGGCTCAGGCTTTCGGGCCGGCAGGACAGCGGCCAGCCCCCGCCGGATCAACTCCGACTTGGAGATCCCCAGCCGCCTCGCCTCCGCGGCCGCCTCGGCGTCAAGCTCCTCGGGCATCGTGATCGTAACGGCC comes from the bacterium genome and includes:
- a CDS encoding ribbon-helix-helix protein, CopG family, whose product is MKAVTITMPEELDAEAAAEARRLGISKSELIRRGLAAVLPARKPEPVKDMWLERAGFGSKGISVKPGEIDEVVYGL